In the genome of Desulfuromonas sp., one region contains:
- a CDS encoding glycine--tRNA ligase subunit beta: MTKELFLEIGTEEIPAGFIPKALKDMEGLIRKELANARIELGEIKTFATPRRLAIAVADLSEQQPDVRIKAMGPAKKVAFDADGNPTRAGEGFARGQGVDVSDLKIVETDKGEYVSVEKEEKGKPTRELLPEILPRLIGNISFKKSMRWKDLDVRFARPMHWIVALFNGEVVPFTFGNLESGNLSRGHRFMAPETMIIQNAENYEDQCDRHYVTADPEKRKSAIGKGIAEAATSVGGSLNEDEGLLEEVTYLVEDPTPLVGTFEEEYLQLPRELLITSMREHQRYFTVVDKNGNLMPHFITVSNTRVDDPAVVVKGNERVIRARLADAMFFWTEDQKVSLESRLEALKSVVYQKKLGTSYEKVMRFKELAVGLAKQLDPSVKAETERAALLSKCDLETGMVYEFPELQGIMGREYAKIDGEDPRVAVAIHEHYLPIEAGGELPSDNIGAFVSIADKIDSICGCFGVGLIPTGSADPFALRRSAIGILNIILDRKFNISIPGLVDDALAQLKDKLTRPVEEVRAEVIEFIRLRFVNMLTSQDYPADLVDAVLSASFDDPNDATERIRALAKLKEQGEFEYLAATFKRVANIIKGGVNQPVDKQLFEGPYEDALYSAFLQVGDKIEKFRHQGDYVSALQTIVPLRDYVDAFFEGVMVMADDENIKNNRLALLTAIARLFEDIADFTRIAD; this comes from the coding sequence ATGACAAAGGAATTATTCCTTGAAATAGGAACCGAAGAGATTCCGGCCGGGTTCATCCCGAAGGCCCTGAAGGATATGGAAGGGCTGATCCGCAAGGAGCTGGCAAATGCCAGAATCGAGTTAGGTGAGATCAAAACCTTTGCGACGCCGCGACGCCTGGCGATTGCCGTAGCCGATCTGTCGGAACAGCAGCCGGATGTCCGGATCAAGGCGATGGGTCCGGCAAAGAAAGTTGCTTTTGATGCCGATGGCAATCCGACCAGGGCCGGTGAAGGCTTTGCCCGCGGCCAGGGCGTCGACGTCTCCGACCTGAAAATCGTCGAGACCGATAAAGGGGAATACGTATCGGTCGAGAAGGAGGAGAAGGGGAAGCCGACCAGGGAACTCCTCCCCGAGATTCTGCCGCGCCTGATCGGCAATATTTCATTCAAGAAGTCGATGCGCTGGAAGGATCTCGATGTCCGCTTCGCCCGGCCGATGCACTGGATTGTTGCGCTGTTCAATGGCGAGGTGGTTCCGTTTACCTTCGGCAATCTCGAAAGCGGCAACCTCTCGCGCGGGCACCGCTTCATGGCGCCGGAAACGATGATCATCCAGAACGCCGAAAATTACGAAGACCAGTGTGACCGCCACTATGTTACCGCCGATCCGGAAAAACGCAAAAGCGCAATCGGCAAAGGGATTGCCGAAGCAGCGACATCGGTTGGCGGCAGCCTGAATGAAGATGAAGGGTTGCTCGAAGAGGTCACTTACCTGGTCGAGGACCCGACCCCGCTGGTCGGCACCTTCGAAGAAGAATATCTGCAACTGCCGCGCGAATTGCTGATCACCAGCATGCGCGAGCATCAGCGCTACTTTACGGTTGTCGACAAGAACGGCAACCTGATGCCGCACTTCATCACTGTTTCCAATACGCGCGTCGACGATCCGGCGGTTGTCGTCAAGGGGAATGAGCGGGTCATCCGGGCCCGCCTGGCCGATGCCATGTTCTTCTGGACGGAAGACCAGAAGGTCAGTCTCGAAAGCCGCCTCGAGGCCCTCAAGTCGGTGGTCTACCAGAAGAAGCTCGGCACCAGCTACGAGAAGGTGATGCGCTTTAAAGAGCTCGCGGTCGGCCTGGCGAAGCAGCTCGATCCGTCGGTCAAGGCCGAAACCGAGCGGGCGGCCCTGCTCAGCAAGTGTGATCTTGAGACCGGCATGGTCTACGAGTTTCCGGAGCTGCAGGGGATCATGGGGCGTGAGTACGCCAAGATCGATGGCGAAGATCCCCGCGTCGCCGTGGCAATTCATGAACACTATCTGCCGATCGAAGCGGGTGGCGAACTGCCGTCCGATAATATCGGGGCCTTTGTCTCGATCGCCGACAAGATCGATTCGATCTGCGGCTGTTTCGGCGTCGGCCTGATTCCGACCGGCTCGGCCGATCCCTTTGCCCTGCGGCGCAGTGCAATCGGTATTTTGAACATCATCCTCGATCGCAAGTTCAATATTTCGATTCCGGGTCTGGTTGACGATGCCCTGGCCCAGCTCAAGGATAAGCTGACCCGGCCGGTCGAAGAGGTCCGGGCCGAGGTGATCGAGTTCATCCGCCTCCGTTTTGTCAACATGCTGACCTCGCAGGACTATCCGGCCGATCTGGTCGATGCCGTGCTTTCGGCCTCGTTCGATGACCCGAACGATGCGACGGAGCGGATCAGGGCGCTGGCGAAGCTGAAAGAACAGGGCGAATTCGAATACCTGGCGGCGACGTTCAAGCGGGTTGCCAATATTATCAAAGGCGGTGTCAACCAGCCGGTCGACAAGCAGCTGTTCGAGGGACCGTACGAAGATGCCCTCTACTCCGCCTTCCTCCAGGTCGGCGACAAGATCGAAAAGTTTCGCCATCAAGGCGACTATGTCAGTGCTTTACAGACCATCGTGCCGCTCCGCGACTATGTCGATGCCTTCTTCGAAGGGGTCATGGTCATGGCCGATGATGAAAACATCAAGAACAACCGGCTGGCATTGCTGACCGCAATTGCGCGCCTGTTCGAAGACATCGCAGACTTTACCAGAATAGCCGACTGA
- a CDS encoding glycerate dehydrogenase, producing MRIVVLDGYTMNPGDLDMDPLMRLGECEIHDRTDQEDVLQRIGTADVIVLTNKTVLDAEIINALPNLKYIGVLATGYNVVDLEAARAKGIVVTNVPAYSTSSVVQMVFALLLELTQKVALHDKLVRKGRWEECPDFSFTAMPLLELEGKTMGIVGYGTIGRRVAQVARSFGMNILVYTANPEKYQRDTTVRFIDLDNLFGQSDVISLHCPLTPETENLVNEERITLMKKSAILINTGRGQLVDEWALSDALDAKQIAGAGIDVLSEEPPRTHHPLIGATNCFVTPHIAWATREARMRLLAIAVENIKAFIDGEPINVVS from the coding sequence ATGCGAATAGTCGTGCTCGATGGCTACACCATGAATCCGGGTGATCTCGACATGGATCCACTGATGAGGCTTGGCGAATGCGAAATCCATGATCGGACCGATCAGGAAGATGTCCTGCAGCGGATCGGCACCGCCGATGTTATCGTCCTGACCAACAAGACCGTTCTCGATGCCGAGATTATCAACGCATTACCGAATCTGAAATATATCGGGGTGTTGGCGACCGGCTACAATGTCGTCGATCTCGAGGCGGCCCGGGCCAAGGGTATCGTTGTCACCAACGTGCCGGCCTACAGTACCTCATCGGTCGTGCAGATGGTGTTCGCCCTGCTGCTCGAGCTGACCCAGAAGGTCGCCCTGCACGATAAACTGGTGCGCAAAGGGCGCTGGGAAGAGTGTCCCGACTTCTCGTTCACCGCGATGCCGCTGCTCGAGCTTGAAGGGAAGACGATGGGGATTGTCGGCTACGGCACCATCGGCCGCCGCGTTGCCCAGGTCGCGCGGTCCTTCGGGATGAATATTCTCGTCTATACCGCAAATCCCGAGAAGTACCAGCGGGATACGACCGTTCGATTTATTGATCTCGACAACCTTTTCGGGCAGTCGGATGTGATCAGCCTGCATTGCCCCCTGACCCCGGAGACCGAGAACCTGGTCAACGAGGAACGGATCACCCTGATGAAAAAATCGGCGATTCTGATCAACACCGGTCGAGGCCAACTGGTCGACGAGTGGGCGCTCTCCGACGCGCTCGATGCCAAGCAGATCGCCGGCGCCGGGATCGATGTGCTCTCCGAGGAGCCGCCGCGCACCCATCATCCTTTGATCGGCGCCACCAACTGTTTTGTCACGCCGCATATCGCCTGGGCAACCCGCGAAGCGCGGATGCGTCTGCTGGCGATTGCCGTGGAAAATATCAAGGCGTTTATCGATGGCGAGCCAATCAATGTTGTAAGTTGA
- a CDS encoding pyruvate, phosphate dikinase, whose amino-acid sequence MMAKFVYFFGDGISEGRGDMKNLLGGKGANLAEMTSIGLPVPAGFTITTEVCTTYYDNDKKYPETLAAEVEENLGRVEKLMGKKFGDASNPLLVSVRSGARASMPGMMDTVLNLGLNDQTVKGVIAQSGDERFAYDSYRRFIQMYTNVVMGMNGEILEDLLEKMKHEKGVEEDTALSAEDLKDLVFQFKIKVKEEIGKDFPTDPKEQLWGAVSAVFDSWMNTRAITYRKLNNIPAEWGTAVNVQSMVFGNMGDDCATGVAFTRNPSTGEKKFYGEFLINAQGEDVVAGIRTPQPVLQEQGAGSMEELLPECFGQLMKVQETLEKHYRDMQDIEFTIEKNKLYMLQTRNGKRTAKAAIKVAVDMVEEGLITKKEAVMRVEPNQLDQLLHPSLDPNAEKNVVAKGLPASPGAVSGEIVFSADEAEEAAKIGHKVILTRIETSPEDIHGMHAAQGILTARGGMTSHAAVVARGMGKCCVAGCGDIKVSYTDQQFITPSGEVFKKGDVITLDGATGEVIKGEVPTVKPELTGDFETLMTWVDEYRRMKVRTNADTPTDSQVARDFGAEGIGLCRTEHMFFEGDRIMAVREMILAADVDGRKRALDKILPMQRSDFHGLFQVMKGLPVTIRLLDPPLHEFLPHSDDEIEALAKDVGVEASTLKAKVESLHEFNPMLGHRGCRLAVTFPEIYNMQVRAIMEAACQLIKDDGYDIVPEIMIPLVSEVRELGILRANAIRIADAVIAEYGVEVEYLIGTMIELPRAALTANAIAEEADFFSFGTNDLTQTTYGLSRDDAGKFLPFYVDKEIYPNDPFVAIDQDGVGELVKIGCERGRETRPDIKLGICGEHGGEPSSVIFCHKAGLDYVSCSPYRVPIARLAAAHAALIDE is encoded by the coding sequence TTGATGGCCAAATTTGTGTATTTCTTCGGGGACGGAATCTCCGAGGGACGCGGGGACATGAAGAATCTGCTCGGTGGCAAGGGTGCCAACCTGGCAGAAATGACATCAATCGGCCTGCCGGTTCCGGCTGGTTTCACCATCACCACCGAAGTCTGTACGACCTATTACGACAACGACAAGAAATACCCGGAGACGCTCGCGGCCGAGGTCGAGGAGAATCTCGGCCGGGTTGAAAAGCTGATGGGTAAAAAGTTCGGCGACGCCAGCAATCCGCTGCTGGTTTCAGTCCGCTCCGGGGCGCGGGCCTCGATGCCGGGGATGATGGATACCGTGCTCAACCTCGGGCTGAACGATCAGACCGTCAAGGGGGTCATCGCCCAGAGCGGCGACGAGCGCTTCGCCTACGATTCCTACCGCCGGTTTATCCAGATGTATACCAACGTCGTCATGGGGATGAATGGAGAAATCCTCGAGGATCTTCTCGAGAAGATGAAGCATGAGAAGGGCGTCGAAGAGGATACGGCTCTCTCCGCCGAAGATCTCAAGGACCTGGTCTTCCAGTTCAAGATCAAGGTCAAGGAAGAAATCGGCAAGGATTTCCCGACCGATCCGAAGGAACAGCTCTGGGGAGCCGTCAGCGCCGTTTTCGATTCCTGGATGAACACCCGCGCCATCACCTACCGCAAGCTCAATAATATCCCGGCCGAGTGGGGGACCGCGGTCAACGTGCAATCGATGGTCTTCGGCAACATGGGTGACGACTGCGCTACCGGCGTCGCCTTTACCCGGAACCCGTCGACCGGTGAAAAGAAGTTCTACGGCGAGTTTTTGATCAACGCCCAGGGCGAGGATGTCGTCGCCGGCATCCGGACGCCGCAGCCGGTGCTGCAGGAGCAGGGTGCCGGCTCGATGGAGGAGCTGCTGCCGGAATGTTTCGGCCAGTTGATGAAGGTTCAGGAAACCCTTGAGAAGCACTACCGTGATATGCAGGATATCGAGTTCACCATCGAGAAGAACAAACTCTACATGCTGCAGACCCGCAACGGCAAGCGCACCGCCAAGGCGGCGATCAAAGTTGCTGTCGATATGGTCGAGGAAGGGTTAATTACCAAAAAAGAAGCGGTGATGCGGGTCGAGCCGAACCAGCTCGATCAACTGCTGCATCCGTCGCTCGATCCGAACGCCGAGAAAAATGTTGTCGCCAAGGGCCTGCCGGCTTCCCCCGGTGCGGTCAGCGGCGAGATTGTCTTTTCGGCCGACGAGGCCGAAGAAGCGGCGAAGATCGGGCACAAGGTGATCCTGACCCGGATCGAGACCTCGCCGGAAGATATTCACGGCATGCACGCGGCCCAGGGGATTCTGACCGCCCGTGGCGGCATGACCTCGCATGCGGCGGTGGTCGCCCGCGGCATGGGCAAGTGCTGTGTCGCCGGCTGCGGTGACATCAAGGTCAGCTATACCGATCAGCAGTTCATCACGCCGTCCGGCGAGGTGTTCAAGAAGGGCGATGTCATCACCCTGGATGGTGCCACCGGTGAAGTTATCAAGGGCGAAGTGCCGACGGTCAAGCCGGAGCTGACCGGTGACTTTGAAACCCTGATGACCTGGGTCGACGAATACCGCAGGATGAAAGTCCGGACCAATGCCGATACGCCGACCGATTCCCAGGTGGCCCGTGATTTCGGAGCGGAAGGGATCGGCCTCTGCCGGACCGAACACATGTTCTTCGAGGGCGATCGGATTATGGCCGTCCGCGAGATGATTCTCGCCGCCGATGTCGATGGTCGCAAGCGGGCCCTCGACAAGATTCTGCCGATGCAGCGCAGCGATTTCCATGGTCTGTTCCAGGTGATGAAGGGGTTGCCGGTCACCATCCGTTTGCTTGATCCGCCGCTGCACGAGTTTTTGCCGCACAGCGATGATGAAATCGAGGCGCTGGCCAAGGATGTTGGCGTTGAAGCTTCGACCCTGAAAGCCAAGGTTGAATCGCTGCACGAGTTCAATCCAATGCTCGGTCATCGCGGCTGCCGCCTCGCCGTCACCTTTCCCGAGATTTACAACATGCAGGTCCGCGCCATCATGGAAGCGGCCTGCCAGCTGATCAAGGATGACGGCTACGATATCGTACCGGAAATCATGATTCCGCTGGTCAGCGAGGTCCGGGAGCTGGGGATCCTGCGGGCCAACGCCATCCGCATCGCCGATGCGGTCATTGCCGAGTACGGGGTCGAAGTCGAGTATCTGATCGGCACCATGATCGAGCTGCCGCGCGCCGCCCTGACCGCCAATGCTATCGCCGAAGAAGCCGACTTCTTCTCGTTCGGTACCAATGACCTGACCCAGACAACCTACGGTCTGTCGCGTGACGACGCCGGCAAGTTCCTGCCGTTTTATGTCGACAAGGAGATCTATCCGAACGATCCGTTTGTTGCCATCGATCAGGATGGCGTCGGTGAACTGGTCAAGATCGGTTGTGAACGGGGACGCGAAACCCGCCCCGACATCAAGCTCGGCATCTGTGGTGAACATGGTGGTGAACCATCGAGTGTCATCTTCTGCCACAAGGCCGGCCTTGATTATGTTTCATGCTCACCGTACCGGGTGCCGATCGCCCGACTGGCTGCTGCCCACGCGGCGCTGATCGATGAATAA